The proteins below are encoded in one region of Neofelis nebulosa isolate mNeoNeb1 chromosome 17, mNeoNeb1.pri, whole genome shotgun sequence:
- the CHST4 gene encoding carbohydrate sulfotransferase 4: protein MMLPKKMRPLLFLVSQMAIFALLFHLYGHNFNSLSTKEEPKPMHVLVLSSWRSGSSFVGQLFGQHPDVFYLMEPAWHIWMTFTESTAWRLHMAARDLIRAIFLCDMSVFDAYMKPGPRRQSSLFQWEGSRALCSPPACNVFSRDMIIPQAHCKLLCSKQPFEVVEKACRSYSHVVLKEVRFFNLQVLYPLLRDPSLNLHIVHLVRDPRAVFRSREHTTEELMTDSRIVMGQQGEKLKKEDQPYYVMQVICQSQMEIYKAVQSLPTALRQRYMLIRYEDLVRDPLGRTDQMYKFVGLKFLPQLQTWVYNSTRGKGMGSHAFHTNARNALNVSQAWRWTLPYAKVSQLQKVCNDTMTLLGYHLVRSEQEQRNLSLDLLST, encoded by the coding sequence ATGATGCTGCCAAAAAAAATGAGGCCACTGCTGTTCCTGGTTTCCCAGATGGCCATCTTTGCTCTATTATTCCATCTATATGGCCACAACTTCAACTCCCTGTCCACGAAGGAGGAGCCCAAGCCCATGCATGTGCTGGTCCTGTCTTCCTGGCGCTCTGGCTCCTCTTTTGTGGGACAGCTTTTTGGGCAGCACCCAGATGTCTTCTACCTGATGGAACCTGCCTGGCACATCTGGATGACCTTCACAGAGAGCACTGCCTGGAGGCTGCATATGGCGGCCAGGGATCTGATACGTGCCATTTTTCTGTGTGACATGAGTGTCTTTGATGCCTACATGAAACCTGGTCCTCGGAGACAGTCCAGTCTCTTCCAGTGGGAGGGCAGCCGGGCCCTGTGTTCCCCGCCTGCCTGCAATGTGTTCTCGCGGGATATGATCATACCCCAGGCTCACTGCAAACTTCTGTGCAGTAAACAGCCTTTTGAGGTGGTAGAGAAGGCCTGTCGCTCCTATAGCCACGTGGTGCTCAAGGAGGTGCGCTTCTTCAATCTGCAAGTGCTCTACCCACTGCTGAGAGACCCTTCCCTCAATCTGCACATCGTGCACCTGGTGCGGGACCCCCGGGCAGTGTTCCGTTCTCGAGAACACACCACAGAGGAACTCATGACTGACAGCCGCATTGTGATGGGGCAGCAGGGGGAGAAACTCAAGAAGGAGGACCAGCCCTACTATGTGATGCAGGTCATCTGCCAAAGCCAGATGGAGATCTACAAGGCTGTGCAGTCCTTGCCCACAGCTCTGAGGCAACGCTACATGCTCATACGCTATGAGGACCTGGTCCGGGACCCCCTTGGCCGTACTGACCAAATGTATAAATTTGTGGGGTTGAAATTCTTGCCCCAGCTCCAGACCTGGGTGTACAACAGCACTCGAGGCAAGGGCATGGGTAGTCATGCCTTCCACACTAATGCCAGGAATGCCCTCAACGTCTCTCAGGCCTGGCGCTGGACCTTGCCTTATGCAAAGGTTTCTCAACTTCAAAAAGTCTGCAATGATACCATGACTTTGCTGGGCTACCACCTTGTCAGATCTGAGCAAGAGCAGAGAAACCTGTCACTGGATCTTCTGTCTACTTAG